A section of the Streptomyces sp. NBC_01591 genome encodes:
- a CDS encoding aKG-HExxH-type peptide beta-hydroxylase has protein sequence MIPPLPDHMLRRLGRTEGDADTLRVLVRDQDTRRLLLLRALLDAAEAAPAAVCPPRALDRLRQDWALLETAERADRTAVRTVLLHPLTGPWAQRCLRGLSGPGPATGPGPELRADLDHLSALAAAAAIRAGIPFTTRLTAHGGLLSLPTLGALRTASEVSGPVDIAFSDGELTMRESGCESISAHTQPDGTTGSADPRWLPVLALPAVQSGIGPVPLDDVDPYRTDGSGLQRHGLSAATHIDDHERKAWAESWAGVAPLLRIGGEHRLTEATVLLRCLVPLGPPPGSGPTGESAAHCSGTRREAFGAVLSSKPATPAYFASTLVHELQHTKLAALAALVPLHHEGPEARHFAPWRSDPRPFDGLLQGAYSHIALADYWQRFALSARRVTHRDLAWAEHARCREQVGAVLPVLAGSAALTREGRVLVNEMITLYHHLDDCPPPTGHLARAEAYVATTKVIWQQRNGQHRP, from the coding sequence ATGATCCCCCCACTCCCGGACCACATGCTGCGCCGGCTCGGCCGCACCGAGGGCGACGCCGACACCCTCCGCGTCCTCGTACGCGATCAGGACACCCGCAGGCTCCTGCTGCTGCGGGCCCTGCTCGACGCGGCCGAGGCGGCCCCCGCGGCGGTCTGCCCGCCCCGGGCGCTCGACCGCCTGCGCCAGGACTGGGCGCTGCTGGAGACGGCCGAGCGCGCCGACCGGACTGCCGTACGCACCGTCCTGCTCCACCCCCTCACCGGCCCGTGGGCGCAGCGCTGCCTGCGCGGCCTCTCCGGCCCCGGACCCGCCACCGGCCCCGGACCCGAACTCCGGGCCGACCTCGACCACTTGAGCGCCCTGGCCGCCGCGGCCGCGATCCGTGCCGGAATCCCGTTCACGACCCGGCTCACCGCGCACGGCGGGCTCCTGTCCCTGCCCACCCTGGGCGCCCTGCGCACGGCATCCGAAGTATCCGGCCCGGTCGACATCGCCTTCTCCGACGGCGAACTGACGATGCGTGAGAGCGGTTGTGAATCCATATCGGCACACACGCAGCCGGACGGCACGACCGGCTCGGCAGACCCGCGCTGGCTGCCGGTGCTCGCCCTGCCCGCCGTACAGTCCGGCATCGGACCCGTGCCCCTGGACGACGTCGACCCGTACCGCACCGACGGCAGCGGACTCCAGCGGCACGGGCTGAGCGCCGCCACCCATATCGACGACCACGAACGCAAGGCGTGGGCCGAGTCCTGGGCCGGTGTGGCGCCACTGCTCCGCATCGGCGGCGAACACCGCCTCACCGAGGCGACGGTCCTGCTGCGCTGCCTCGTCCCGCTCGGCCCGCCGCCCGGCTCCGGGCCCACCGGCGAGAGCGCGGCACATTGCAGCGGCACCAGGCGCGAGGCGTTCGGCGCCGTCCTCAGCAGCAAACCGGCCACCCCCGCCTACTTCGCCTCCACCCTCGTCCACGAACTCCAGCACACCAAACTCGCCGCGCTCGCCGCCCTCGTACCCCTGCACCACGAGGGCCCGGAAGCACGCCACTTCGCACCGTGGCGCTCCGACCCCCGCCCCTTCGACGGTCTCCTCCAGGGCGCCTACTCGCACATCGCGCTCGCCGACTACTGGCAGCGGTTCGCGCTCTCCGCGCGGCGCGTCACCCACCGCGACCTGGCCTGGGCCGAGCACGCCCGCTGCCGCGAACAGGTCGGAGCGGTACTGCCCGTGCTGGCCGGATCGGCGGCACTGACTCGCGAGGGCCGGGTGCTGGTCAACGAGATGATCACGCTCTACCACCATCTGGACGATTGCCCGCCTCCTACGGGGCACCTCGCGCGTGCGGAGGCATACGTGGCCACCACGAAGGTGATATGGCAGCAGAGGAACGGCCAGCACAGGCCGTGA
- the fxsT gene encoding FxSxx-COOH system tetratricopeptide repeat protein: MPGTHRQVGATGAQTVTISFAGFNRAWATWIGDRLERRGVTVVPQRWDPPVEVPLAESLRDLTLSRGRVLVILSDWYFQLGPRSHDEWNRALREVVAPDPDRFTAVCVTTSALPGATSAFGAADLTNVGADEAERRLLVRLGLPTDPLPEPVEARPGPRYPADTPEVWGGVPRRNTRFTGREELLSKAYQALQDAGPGAGVVALHGMSGVGKTQLAAEYVYRFGSEYDVVWWVPADRRALYRQKLAELAPELGLSTGAEYGERLRAVRDALRRGEPHSHWLLVLDGADEPEHIWDLVPTGPGHVLITSRNPEWSEHNSNLVEVPVYERDESVAFIRRRAPRLTPNDADQLAEALEDLPLLLDQTAGWLNDSDMSVEEYIELLEGGIDQDVVKVSADFPLAFQTAWSILLNKLKETVPESVDLLRLCSFFAPGSIPVRLLREMPPGELPEQLSGLMNDPLLWNKAIGQLRQYSVVRLESHEVAGEEASSGESLYMHRMVHQIVGKDMPERDRHEFIDVVRRALAAADPGRPTDTRLWPAYAEITPHLKWADVLRSTDPAVHTLVLNCLRYMYLSGEYRAGIKLGERAMKAWRELLGEDHPRVWDLSYNYANLLRAVGNYAGTEAIERAAVDHLRAERGAQDLEHLRAAGGLAADLRGLGRYDEALEMSTWILAAYRELLGDQDSRTLNAQNNLGTSLRLLGRYEEALELNRRTLEARRQLLRPRHGWTLYSEINYATDLRLLGRYSDAFSLQNQSVRVHRLVMTPDNPQTLRAEHNLALCQYRSGERAKAATLFTRVLERSERVLGENDPLTMMFAASQSFFAREHADIDQARAISEKVVDGYVDMLGEEHPYVAGTRANHALILRNVGERDHAHALLEEALADMTRAVGEHHPWTLGCAVNASALRNLVGDPESAAALTDAVITRATEVLGRTHPLTLSARIAHAADLRGIRDRERAEKIEREALGDLVATLGAQHVHTVSARSRNRPYWDFEPQMI; the protein is encoded by the coding sequence ATGCCCGGAACGCATAGGCAAGTTGGAGCAACCGGGGCGCAAACCGTCACCATCAGTTTCGCCGGTTTCAACCGGGCCTGGGCGACGTGGATCGGGGACCGTCTGGAGCGGCGCGGAGTGACGGTCGTCCCGCAGCGCTGGGACCCCCCGGTGGAGGTTCCGCTGGCGGAGTCGCTGCGCGATCTGACGCTCTCCCGGGGCCGCGTCCTGGTGATCCTCAGCGACTGGTACTTCCAGCTCGGCCCGCGCAGCCACGACGAGTGGAACAGGGCGCTGCGCGAGGTCGTCGCCCCCGACCCCGACCGCTTCACCGCCGTCTGCGTCACCACATCCGCGCTGCCCGGCGCCACCTCGGCCTTCGGCGCGGCCGACCTGACCAATGTCGGCGCCGACGAGGCCGAGCGGCGGCTCCTCGTCCGCCTGGGCCTGCCCACCGACCCCCTGCCCGAGCCCGTCGAGGCCAGGCCGGGGCCCCGGTATCCGGCCGACACCCCCGAGGTGTGGGGCGGCGTACCGCGCCGCAACACCCGGTTCACCGGCCGCGAGGAGCTGCTCAGCAAGGCGTACCAGGCCCTCCAGGACGCCGGCCCCGGTGCCGGGGTGGTGGCCCTGCACGGCATGTCCGGCGTGGGCAAGACCCAGCTGGCCGCGGAGTACGTCTACCGGTTCGGCTCCGAGTACGACGTCGTGTGGTGGGTGCCCGCCGACCGCCGCGCCCTCTACCGCCAGAAACTCGCCGAACTCGCCCCCGAACTCGGCCTGTCCACAGGCGCCGAGTACGGCGAACGGCTGCGCGCGGTCCGGGACGCACTGCGCCGCGGCGAACCGCACTCCCACTGGCTCCTCGTCCTGGACGGCGCGGACGAGCCCGAGCACATCTGGGACCTGGTGCCGACCGGCCCCGGGCATGTGCTGATCACCTCCCGCAACCCGGAGTGGAGCGAACACAACAGCAACCTCGTCGAGGTCCCGGTCTACGAACGCGACGAGTCCGTCGCCTTCATCCGCCGCCGCGCACCACGCCTGACCCCGAACGACGCCGACCAGCTGGCCGAGGCCCTCGAAGACCTCCCGCTCCTCCTCGACCAGACGGCGGGCTGGCTCAACGACTCCGACATGTCCGTCGAGGAGTACATCGAACTCCTCGAAGGCGGCATCGACCAGGACGTCGTCAAGGTCTCCGCCGACTTCCCGCTCGCCTTCCAGACCGCCTGGTCGATACTGCTGAACAAGCTCAAGGAGACCGTCCCGGAATCCGTCGACCTGCTGCGGCTGTGCAGCTTCTTCGCACCCGGCTCCATCCCCGTGCGGCTGCTGAGGGAAATGCCCCCCGGCGAACTGCCGGAACAGCTCTCCGGCCTGATGAACGACCCGCTGCTGTGGAACAAGGCGATCGGCCAGCTCCGTCAGTACTCCGTGGTCCGCCTGGAGTCCCACGAGGTGGCCGGCGAGGAGGCCTCGTCCGGCGAATCGCTCTACATGCACCGCATGGTCCACCAGATCGTCGGCAAGGACATGCCGGAACGCGACCGCCACGAGTTCATCGACGTGGTCCGCAGGGCCCTCGCCGCCGCGGACCCCGGCCGCCCCACCGACACCCGGCTGTGGCCCGCCTACGCCGAGATCACCCCGCACCTGAAGTGGGCCGACGTACTCCGGAGCACCGACCCGGCCGTGCACACGCTGGTGCTCAACTGCCTGCGCTACATGTACCTCTCCGGCGAGTACCGGGCCGGCATCAAGCTGGGCGAACGCGCCATGAAGGCCTGGCGGGAGCTCCTCGGCGAGGACCACCCCAGGGTCTGGGACCTCAGCTACAACTACGCGAACCTGCTGCGGGCCGTCGGCAACTACGCCGGCACGGAAGCCATCGAACGCGCCGCCGTCGACCACCTCCGTGCCGAGCGCGGCGCACAGGACCTGGAACACCTGCGCGCCGCCGGCGGCCTCGCCGCCGACCTGCGGGGCCTCGGTCGGTACGACGAGGCACTGGAGATGTCGACCTGGATCCTCGCGGCATACCGCGAACTGCTGGGCGACCAGGATTCGCGCACGCTCAATGCGCAGAACAACCTGGGTACGTCGTTGCGCCTGCTGGGACGGTACGAGGAAGCACTCGAACTCAACCGCCGCACTCTGGAGGCCCGCCGCCAGCTGCTGCGGCCACGACACGGCTGGACGCTCTACTCCGAGATCAACTACGCCACCGACCTGCGTCTGCTCGGCCGCTACAGCGACGCCTTCTCGCTCCAGAACCAGAGCGTCCGGGTGCATCGGCTGGTCATGACGCCTGACAACCCGCAGACCCTGCGTGCCGAGCACAACCTCGCGCTGTGCCAGTACCGCTCGGGGGAGCGTGCCAAGGCCGCGACGTTGTTCACCCGGGTTCTCGAACGAAGCGAGCGGGTGCTCGGCGAGAACGACCCGCTGACGATGATGTTCGCGGCCAGCCAGAGCTTCTTCGCCCGTGAGCACGCCGACATCGACCAGGCCAGGGCCATAAGCGAGAAGGTGGTCGACGGCTATGTGGACATGCTCGGCGAGGAACACCCGTACGTGGCGGGAACCCGGGCCAACCACGCCCTGATCCTCCGCAACGTGGGTGAACGCGACCATGCGCACGCCCTGTTGGAGGAGGCACTCGCTGACATGACGCGAGCCGTGGGCGAGCACCACCCCTGGACCCTGGGCTGCGCGGTGAACGCCTCGGCCCTGCGCAATCTGGTGGGTGACCCCGAATCCGCGGCCGCGCTGACGGACGCGGTCATCACCAGGGCCACCGAGGTCCTCGGCCGGACCCATCCGCTGACCCTCTCCGCCCGGATCGCGCACGCCGCGGACCTGCGCGGCATCCGTGACCGCGAGCGCGCGGAGAAGATCGAGCGGGAGGCATTGGGCGATCTGGTCGCGACGCTGGGCGCCCAGCACGTCCACACGGTGTCGGCCCGCTCCCGCAACCGTCCGTACTGGGACTTCGAGCCGCAGATGATCTGA